A genomic segment from Sulfitobacter mediterraneus encodes:
- a CDS encoding YbgC/FadM family acyl-CoA thioesterase yields the protein MSHSFPVRVFYEDTDMAGIVYYANYLRYIERARSDIVEQMGVDQRSMRDEDLVFVITRVEADYLGSGRFGDRLEVRTSHHGKGATRWIFDQEVLRGDEVIFRAKVTAVCMTTAGKPTRLPAKLRSMLADPAE from the coding sequence ATGAGCCACAGTTTTCCTGTGCGGGTGTTCTACGAGGACACCGATATGGCGGGCATCGTCTATTACGCCAACTATCTGCGTTATATTGAGCGGGCCCGATCCGACATTGTCGAGCAGATGGGCGTCGACCAACGCAGCATGCGCGATGAGGATCTTGTGTTCGTGATCACACGGGTTGAGGCGGACTATCTTGGCTCTGGCCGCTTTGGCGACCGGCTTGAGGTGCGCACCAGCCATCACGGCAAAGGCGCGACGCGCTGGATCTTTGATCAGGAGGTGCTGCGGGGGGACGAGGTGATTTTTCGCGCCAAGGTTACGGCGGTCTGCATGACAACCGCCGGAAAACCGACCCGTTTGCCAGCAAAACTTCGCTCAATGCTGGCCGATCCGGCGGAATAA
- a CDS encoding DUF1127 domain-containing protein gives MASFDTSRTAYGSATAVSSIAAFFAGIVASVVAWNDARVTRAALASLSNRELEDIGLVRGDIDYVAQSNIIR, from the coding sequence ATGGCATCTTTCGACACATCCCGCACCGCATACGGCTCCGCGACAGCCGTTTCTTCAATCGCCGCATTCTTCGCAGGCATCGTCGCCTCCGTTGTTGCATGGAACGACGCACGCGTGACACGCGCGGCACTGGCATCTCTGTCCAACCGTGAGCTGGAAGACATCGGTCTGGTTCGCGGGGACATCGACTACGTCGCACAATCCAACATCATCCGCTAA
- the ruvB gene encoding Holliday junction branch migration DNA helicase RuvB: MTEIDPTVRPEALPEDFDRALRPQMLDEFVGQAEARANLKVFIQSARQRGEAMDHTLFHGPPGLGKTTLAQIMARELGVGFRMTSGPVLAKAGDLAAILTNLEARDVLFIDEIHRLNPAVEEVLYPALEDFELDLVIGEGPAARTVRIELQPFTLVGATTRMGLLTTPLRDRFGIPTRLQFYTEDELFVIVDRNARKLGAPADEGGAREIAKRARGTPRIAGRLLRRVVDFAVVEGDGRVTRALADMALTRLGVDHLGLDGADRRYLRLIAENYQGGPVGIETMSAALSESRDALEEVIEPFLLQQGLIQRTPRGRMLAQKAWTHLGMTPPKSQSDLFG; this comes from the coding sequence ATGACAGAAATAGACCCCACTGTTCGCCCCGAGGCGCTGCCGGAAGACTTTGACCGGGCTTTGCGTCCACAAATGCTGGACGAATTTGTCGGGCAGGCAGAGGCACGGGCAAACCTCAAGGTGTTTATCCAATCCGCCCGCCAACGCGGCGAGGCGATGGACCACACCCTGTTTCACGGCCCCCCCGGCCTTGGCAAAACAACGCTGGCACAGATCATGGCGCGTGAATTGGGTGTTGGCTTTCGCATGACCTCTGGCCCTGTGCTGGCCAAGGCGGGCGATCTGGCCGCGATCCTGACCAACCTTGAAGCCCGCGACGTTTTGTTCATCGACGAAATTCACCGGCTCAACCCGGCCGTCGAAGAGGTGCTTTACCCCGCGCTTGAAGATTTTGAGCTGGATCTGGTGATCGGCGAAGGGCCCGCCGCCCGCACGGTGCGGATCGAACTGCAGCCCTTTACGCTGGTGGGGGCAACCACCCGTATGGGGCTTTTGACCACGCCGCTGCGTGACCGTTTCGGCATTCCCACCCGGCTCCAGTTCTACACCGAGGACGAGCTGTTCGTCATCGTGGACCGCAACGCCCGCAAGCTGGGTGCCCCCGCTGATGAGGGCGGCGCCCGCGAGATCGCCAAACGCGCCCGCGGCACCCCGCGCATCGCGGGCCGTCTGCTGCGCCGGGTGGTCGATTTTGCCGTGGTCGAAGGGGACGGACGCGTGACCCGCGCATTGGCTGATATGGCGCTGACGCGGCTGGGGGTGGATCACCTGGGCCTTGATGGTGCAGACCGGCGGTATCTGCGTTTGATTGCCGAAAATTACCAAGGCGGACCGGTGGGCATTGAGACCATGTCGGCAGCCCTGTCCGAAAGCCGCGATGCCCTGGAAGAGGTGATCGAGCCCTTCTTGTTGCAACAAGGGTTGATCCAGCGCACACCGCGCGGGCGGATGCTGGCGCAAAAAGCCTGGACGCATCTGGGCATGACACCGCCCAAATCGCAGAGCGATCTGTTTGGATGA
- the tilS gene encoding tRNA lysidine(34) synthetase TilS: MFTRLTQQVSDAFLPHPPAVTGVAVSGGGDSVALLHLMHGFSTLHGTKVRAVTVNHGLRPEAEAEAKSVADFCERHGIAHDTLYWKGWDGTGNLQNEARKARYELIAGWTKQHEISTVALGHTADDQAETLLMRLARRAGVDGLSGMAPRITRHSVIWVRPLLRASRTDLRDYLLHQNIKWIEDPSNEDATFERVRMREALKLLEPLGIDAQGLSQVAGQMAEARKALNWQSFLVARDIVTIDAGAVVIEERQLRVQPDEIQRRLIVQALNWISGEDYPARRGAVSALMSAMRKGQAGTADGCQLRRVGGEIWIFREYKPASAITTPVQDLWDGRWTLANDGAAQNIDGLHIGVLGDHGLAQCPNWRETGRPHPVLLSTPAVWRGNELVAAPLAGYGQNWHAEVDGGAESFYGALLSH, from the coding sequence ATGTTCACACGCCTGACACAGCAGGTTTCGGATGCGTTCCTTCCACATCCACCTGCGGTGACGGGCGTTGCAGTGTCAGGCGGCGGCGATTCCGTTGCGCTTTTGCACCTGATGCATGGATTTTCCACATTGCACGGCACCAAAGTGCGGGCCGTTACGGTCAATCACGGCCTGCGCCCCGAGGCCGAAGCCGAGGCAAAATCAGTCGCCGATTTTTGTGAACGCCACGGCATTGCCCATGACACCCTGTATTGGAAGGGGTGGGACGGCACCGGCAATCTGCAAAACGAAGCCCGCAAGGCGCGGTATGAGCTGATTGCGGGTTGGACAAAACAACATGAGATTTCGACAGTTGCGCTGGGCCATACCGCGGATGATCAGGCGGAAACGCTGCTCATGCGGCTGGCGCGGCGGGCCGGGGTGGATGGCCTTTCGGGTATGGCGCCACGTATCACCCGCCACAGCGTCATTTGGGTGCGGCCGCTTTTGCGGGCCAGCCGGACGGATCTGCGGGATTACCTGCTGCACCAAAATATCAAATGGATCGAAGACCCAAGCAACGAAGATGCCACATTTGAACGGGTTCGCATGCGCGAGGCGCTCAAGCTATTGGAACCTTTGGGCATTGACGCCCAAGGGCTATCGCAAGTGGCTGGTCAGATGGCCGAGGCGCGTAAGGCGCTGAATTGGCAAAGCTTTCTCGTGGCGCGGGATATCGTGACGATTGATGCAGGGGCGGTGGTCATAGAGGAACGGCAGCTGCGGGTGCAACCTGATGAGATCCAGCGCCGCCTGATTGTTCAAGCGCTCAACTGGATCAGCGGAGAGGATTACCCGGCGCGGCGCGGCGCGGTCAGCGCGTTGATGAGCGCAATGCGCAAAGGGCAGGCGGGAACGGCGGATGGATGCCAGTTGCGCCGTGTGGGCGGCGAGATCTGGATCTTCAGAGAATACAAGCCCGCCAGTGCGATCACCACCCCGGTTCAAGATCTTTGGGACGGTCGTTGGACGCTGGCAAATGACGGTGCCGCACAAAATATCGACGGGTTGCATATCGGGGTGCTGGGCGATCACGGGCTGGCCCAATGCCCCAATTGGCGCGAAACGGGCCGCCCGCACCCGGTCCTGTTGTCAACGCCTGCGGTCTGGCGCGGCAATGAACTTGTCGCGGCCCCTCTTGCTGGCTACGGCCAAAACTGGCATGCGGAGGTCGACGGCGGCGCAGAGTCCTTCTACGGCGCATTATTATCGCATTGA
- the ybgF gene encoding tol-pal system protein YbgF gives MTVAILRGAILGLLLCPAVAMAQDDQTLADVRQELNVLFVEVQKLKRELSTTGGASVNAAGVSVLERVGAMESELQRLTSKTEELENRINRIVADGTNRIGDLEFRLVELEGGDLSALGETTTLGGDTQTSVSAPITAPSTPTDQASLAIGEADDFKRAQEVLASGDFRTAADLFATFNQTYPGGPLAAEAELRRGEALTALGDTREAARAFLASFSTEPEGPMAPHSLYELGSALADLGQTQEACVTLSEIGVRFPNSPMVAQAEQRRQTIGCS, from the coding sequence ATGACAGTGGCAATTCTACGCGGTGCGATCCTCGGGCTTTTGCTCTGCCCTGCTGTGGCAATGGCCCAGGATGATCAGACACTGGCCGATGTGCGCCAGGAACTGAACGTGCTGTTTGTCGAGGTGCAAAAGCTCAAGCGGGAGCTGTCAACAACGGGCGGCGCGTCGGTCAATGCTGCCGGCGTGAGCGTGCTGGAACGTGTCGGCGCGATGGAAAGCGAATTGCAGCGCCTGACTTCCAAAACCGAAGAGCTGGAAAACCGCATCAACCGCATTGTTGCCGATGGCACCAACCGGATCGGCGATCTGGAATTCCGCTTGGTTGAGCTTGAAGGGGGCGATCTGTCCGCATTGGGTGAGACAACCACCTTGGGCGGCGACACGCAAACCTCTGTATCGGCGCCGATCACCGCGCCCTCAACGCCCACAGATCAGGCATCGCTTGCCATTGGCGAAGCGGATGATTTCAAGCGGGCGCAGGAGGTGCTCGCCTCCGGTGACTTTCGCACCGCCGCAGACCTCTTTGCGACCTTCAATCAGACCTATCCGGGCGGACCACTAGCCGCAGAGGCCGAATTGCGCCGCGGCGAGGCACTGACCGCGCTGGGCGACACCCGAGAGGCCGCCCGCGCATTCCTCGCCAGTTTTAGCACCGAACCCGAAGGGCCGATGGCCCCGCATTCCCTTTATGAGCTTGGCAGTGCCCTCGCGGATCTTGGCCAAACCCAGGAGGCCTGCGTGACACTCAGTGAAATTGGTGTGCGTTTCCCCAACAGCCCCATGGTGGCCCAAGCCGAACAGCGTCGGCAGACCATCGGCTGTTCCTGA
- the tolQ gene encoding protein TolQ, giving the protein MEAETLALAQEIDFSMWGLFARATLTVKLVMIMLIIASFWSWSIIIQKLIQYRSARSEAARFDRAFWSGEPLDGLFDTIGADPDGPSEKIFAAGMSEWRRSHRDDGGLIPGATARIDRSMDVAIAKEAERLQKGLTVLATVGSSAPFIGLFGTVIGIMNAFIEIAEQQNTNLAVVAPGIAEALLATGLGLLAAIPAVIFYNKLSADSDRVLGTHEAFADEFATILSRQLDS; this is encoded by the coding sequence ATGGAAGCAGAAACGCTGGCATTGGCGCAGGAGATTGATTTCTCCATGTGGGGTCTGTTTGCGCGGGCCACGCTGACGGTGAAACTTGTGATGATCATGCTGATCATCGCTTCGTTCTGGTCTTGGTCGATCATCATCCAGAAATTGATCCAATATCGCAGCGCTCGAAGCGAGGCCGCGCGGTTTGATCGGGCGTTCTGGTCGGGGGAGCCGCTGGATGGATTGTTTGACACCATTGGCGCAGATCCCGATGGCCCGTCGGAGAAGATTTTTGCGGCAGGCATGTCGGAATGGCGCCGTTCGCACCGCGATGATGGCGGGTTGATCCCCGGTGCCACGGCCCGCATTGACCGCAGCATGGATGTGGCCATCGCCAAGGAGGCCGAGCGCCTGCAAAAAGGCCTGACGGTGCTGGCAACAGTCGGGTCATCCGCGCCTTTCATCGGTCTTTTCGGGACGGTGATCGGCATCATGAACGCCTTTATCGAAATCGCGGAACAACAAAACACCAACCTCGCCGTGGTGGCCCCCGGCATTGCCGAGGCGCTTTTGGCGACGGGTCTTGGTCTGCTTGCCGCGATTCCGGCGGTTATTTTCTACAACAAGCTTTCGGCAGACAGTGACCGGGTGCTGGGCACACATGAGGCTTTTGCCGATGAATTTGCCACGATCCTGTCACGCCAGTTGGACAGCTGA
- the ruvC gene encoding crossover junction endodeoxyribonuclease RuvC, with amino-acid sequence MRVIGIDPGLRNTGWGVIDVAGSRISHVANGICCSEGDDLANRLLSLHGQLTRVLATYRPEAAAVEQTFVNKDGAGTLKLGQARGIAMLVPAQAGLVVGEYAPNKVKKTVVGVGHADKGQIAHMVRMQLPGVEIAGPDAADALAIAICHAHHGAASTLAAAIAKASA; translated from the coding sequence ATCAGGGTTATTGGCATTGATCCGGGGTTGCGAAACACCGGCTGGGGCGTGATCGACGTGGCGGGCAGCCGCATTTCGCATGTCGCGAACGGAATCTGTTGCTCAGAAGGGGATGATCTGGCGAATCGTTTATTGTCTCTGCATGGGCAATTGACCCGTGTTTTGGCCACTTACCGCCCCGAGGCAGCGGCGGTAGAGCAAACATTCGTGAACAAGGACGGGGCTGGCACGCTCAAACTGGGGCAGGCGCGGGGCATCGCGATGCTGGTTCCGGCGCAGGCCGGTTTGGTCGTGGGCGAATATGCCCCGAACAAGGTCAAGAAAACCGTTGTGGGTGTCGGTCATGCCGACAAGGGCCAGATCGCGCATATGGTGCGAATGCAATTGCCGGGGGTTGAAATCGCAGGACCGGATGCCGCCGATGCCCTTGCCATCGCCATCTGCCATGCCCATCACGGCGCCGCGAGCACACTGGCGGCTGCAATCGCAAAGGCAAGCGCATGA
- the tolB gene encoding Tol-Pal system beta propeller repeat protein TolB yields MSVRFTLKCLAAAVAIFGFQAGGALAQQGPLRIEITEGVIEPLPFAVPSFQPESAEAGQMANDLARVVSDDLTGTGLFREIPASAFISTVSDFNAPVQYADWKAINAQALVTGAVNVQGNSLTVKFRLYDVFSGAELGSGLQFSGTTEGWRRMAHKVADAVYSRITGEGGYFDSRVVFVSETGPKDARKKRLAVMDYDGANVQYLTDSGSIVLAPRFSPTGDRVLYTSYETGFPRIYVLDVGSVQRRVLESADGTMSFAPRFSPSGQTVVFSISQGGNTDIYSMDIASGQSVRLTNTPAIETAPSYSPDGGRIVFESDRSGTQQLYIMPATGGEATRISFGEGRYGTPVWSPRGDLIAFTKQNKGRFHIGVMRTDGSEERLLTASFLDEGPTWAPNGRVLMFARETQGASGSSTLYSVDVSGRNLRPVRTPEGGSDPSWSPLQK; encoded by the coding sequence ATGAGTGTCAGGTTTACGTTGAAATGTCTTGCCGCGGCTGTGGCGATCTTTGGATTTCAGGCCGGCGGGGCATTGGCCCAGCAGGGGCCGTTGCGTATTGAAATCACCGAGGGTGTGATTGAACCCTTGCCCTTTGCAGTGCCCAGCTTTCAACCAGAAAGCGCCGAGGCCGGACAGATGGCCAATGACCTGGCGCGCGTGGTCTCAGATGACCTGACCGGCACAGGGTTGTTCCGGGAAATTCCCGCCTCTGCGTTTATCTCGACAGTCAGCGATTTTAACGCGCCGGTGCAATATGCCGATTGGAAGGCAATCAACGCGCAGGCCTTGGTCACAGGCGCGGTGAACGTGCAAGGCAACAGCCTGACCGTCAAGTTCCGCCTTTATGATGTGTTCTCAGGCGCCGAGTTGGGCAGCGGATTGCAGTTTTCCGGCACAACCGAGGGCTGGCGGCGCATGGCACATAAGGTGGCCGATGCGGTTTATAGCCGGATCACCGGCGAAGGCGGCTATTTTGACAGCCGCGTGGTCTTTGTATCCGAGACCGGCCCGAAAGATGCCCGCAAGAAACGCCTCGCGGTGATGGATTATGACGGCGCGAATGTGCAGTACCTCACGGACAGCGGTTCCATCGTGCTGGCACCGCGGTTCTCACCCACGGGCGACCGGGTGCTTTATACATCTTACGAAACCGGCTTTCCGCGGATCTATGTGCTGGATGTCGGCTCGGTGCAGCGGCGCGTTCTGGAAAGTGCCGACGGCACCATGAGCTTTGCACCCCGGTTTTCCCCATCGGGGCAAACGGTGGTGTTTTCGATCTCGCAGGGCGGCAACACTGACATCTACAGCATGGACATTGCCAGTGGCCAATCCGTGCGCCTGACCAACACACCGGCCATTGAGACCGCGCCCAGCTATTCGCCAGACGGCGGGCGCATCGTGTTCGAAAGCGACCGGTCCGGCACGCAGCAGCTTTATATCATGCCCGCGACCGGCGGCGAGGCGACGCGCATTTCTTTTGGCGAGGGGCGTTATGGTACGCCGGTCTGGTCACCGCGTGGTGACCTGATCGCCTTTACCAAACAGAACAAAGGCCGTTTCCATATCGGCGTCATGCGCACCGATGGCTCCGAAGAGCGGCTTTTGACGGCATCTTTCCTCGATGAGGGGCCGACATGGGCACCCAACGGTCGGGTGTTGATGTTTGCCCGCGAGACTCAAGGGGCAAGCGGTTCATCGACGCTCTATTCGGTGGATGTCTCTGGCCGCAATCTGCGTCCGGTGCGCACACCCGAAGGCGGGTCCGACCCATCGTGGTCTCCCCTGCAAAAGTGA
- the pal gene encoding peptidoglycan-associated lipoprotein Pal produces the protein MKRITTSTILIATLAVSACTNPGRFGGEDGTYVGSAAPVNTGIVPGSANDPASTAYFQQAIGDRVLFEVDQSNLTATGRATLDGQATWLLTNSDYQAVIEGHADEQGTREYNLALGERRANAAREYLVSKGVPASRLRVVSYGKERPIEVCSNEACYAKNRRAVTVLAGGLTS, from the coding sequence ATGAAACGCATTACGACAAGCACGATCCTGATCGCAACCTTGGCCGTGTCGGCCTGTACCAATCCGGGCCGTTTTGGCGGTGAGGATGGCACCTATGTCGGCTCCGCCGCGCCTGTGAATACCGGCATTGTGCCGGGCAGTGCCAATGATCCGGCTTCAACGGCCTATTTCCAGCAGGCCATCGGCGACCGGGTGCTGTTCGAGGTGGACCAGTCCAACCTGACGGCCACGGGCCGCGCCACATTGGACGGCCAAGCCACGTGGCTTTTGACCAACAGCGACTATCAGGCGGTGATCGAAGGCCATGCCGATGAACAAGGCACGCGGGAGTATAACCTCGCGCTTGGCGAACGCCGCGCCAATGCGGCCCGCGAATATCTGGTGTCCAAGGGCGTGCCAGCATCGCGTCTGCGGGTTGTCAGCTATGGCAAAGAACGGCCGATCGAGGTGTGTTCGAACGAGGCCTGCTATGCCAAGAACCGCCGTGCGGTTACAGTGCTTGCTGGTGGTTTGACCAGCTAA
- the tolR gene encoding protein TolR, with protein sequence MGAGVVKKQGGGGRGRRRGRVQPMSEINVTPFVDVMLVLLIIFMVAAPLLTVGVPVELPKTAAGALPADQEEPLTVTITAEGAVQIQTTQVERAALVTRLRAIAAERTSDRVFLRADGKVPYSAVMEIMGALNAGGFSNIGLVTDIGGPALDGDVASGN encoded by the coding sequence ATGGGCGCAGGTGTAGTCAAAAAGCAAGGCGGGGGCGGACGCGGCCGCAGGCGTGGCCGGGTTCAGCCGATGTCAGAGATCAACGTGACGCCTTTCGTGGATGTCATGCTGGTGCTTTTGATCATCTTCATGGTTGCTGCCCCCTTGCTGACGGTTGGGGTGCCGGTTGAACTGCCCAAGACCGCCGCAGGCGCATTGCCTGCCGATCAGGAAGAGCCGCTGACCGTGACCATCACCGCCGAGGGCGCCGTTCAGATCCAGACCACGCAGGTGGAACGGGCCGCGCTTGTCACGCGACTGCGGGCCATCGCGGCAGAGCGCACCAGCGACCGCGTGTTCCTGCGGGCGGATGGCAAGGTGCCTTACAGCGCCGTGATGGAGATCATGGGCGCACTGAATGCAGGCGGGTTTTCCAACATCGGTTTGGTGACGGATATTGGCGGTCCGGCGCTGGACGGCGACGTTGCATCGGGGAACTAG
- the ruvA gene encoding Holliday junction branch migration protein RuvA, with protein sequence MIGKISGRIEYRTTDHVLIDVRGVGYLVYCSERTLAALPGAGQVAALYTDLLVREDVLQLFGFQTLVEKEWHRLLTSVQGVGAKASLAILGTLGPDGVSRAIALGDWNAVKAAKGVGPKIAQRVVLDLKDKAPSVMAMGGTMAQAQGESAADFDVIEAVSPASPPMTPPNASAQAEAMSALANLGYAPGDAAGAVAQAAGDQEGADTPTLIRAALKLLAPKG encoded by the coding sequence ATGATTGGCAAAATCTCGGGCCGCATCGAGTACCGTACCACGGATCATGTTCTGATCGACGTGCGCGGTGTTGGTTATCTGGTATATTGTTCCGAACGCACTTTGGCCGCTTTGCCCGGCGCGGGGCAGGTCGCCGCGCTTTATACCGATTTGCTGGTGCGCGAAGACGTGCTGCAACTCTTTGGATTTCAGACCTTGGTGGAAAAGGAATGGCACCGGCTGTTGACCTCTGTGCAAGGGGTCGGGGCAAAGGCATCGCTGGCGATCCTGGGCACGCTTGGCCCGGATGGGGTCAGCCGGGCCATTGCGCTTGGGGATTGGAATGCGGTTAAGGCGGCCAAAGGTGTTGGCCCCAAGATTGCGCAGCGCGTCGTGCTGGATCTCAAAGACAAGGCGCCCAGCGTGATGGCGATGGGCGGCACCATGGCGCAGGCCCAAGGCGAAAGCGCGGCAGATTTTGACGTAATCGAAGCGGTATCGCCGGCCTCCCCACCAATGACACCGCCGAATGCCTCTGCGCAGGCCGAGGCGATGTCGGCGCTGGCCAACCTCGGGTATGCCCCCGGCGATGCAGCAGGGGCCGTGGCCCAGGCCGCCGGAGACCAAGAGGGCGCGGACACCCCCACATTGATCCGTGCGGCGTTGAAACTTCTGGCCCCCAAAGGGTAG
- a CDS encoding 50S ribosomal protein L11 methyltransferase: MTTFTALTTLTGRDQAYALGDAMERLEPEPTGVGVFEMEDGSGLWEVGGYFEEAPDETALTLLATAMGAKPFVVSELPETDWVAHVRRELAPVEAGRFFVYGSHDADKVPEGSAPLLIEAAMAFGTGHHGTTLGCLRALDRLANEGFHGQNVADIGCGTAVLAMAAARIWPETVLASDIDEVAVDVARANVVANGLEGRVTCVEAAGFDHPDLAAAAPFDLVFANILKGPLVALAPDMAQALQPGGYAILSGILNEQADEVIEVYARSGINLVHRESIVDWTTLTLRIGH, encoded by the coding sequence ATGACCACATTCACTGCGCTCACCACATTGACAGGCCGCGATCAGGCCTATGCCCTTGGCGATGCGATGGAGCGGCTGGAGCCCGAGCCAACAGGCGTCGGCGTCTTCGAGATGGAAGACGGATCGGGCCTGTGGGAAGTGGGCGGTTATTTCGAAGAGGCACCAGATGAAACGGCGCTGACGCTGCTGGCCACGGCGATGGGCGCAAAGCCCTTTGTTGTGTCGGAACTGCCCGAAACCGATTGGGTGGCCCATGTGCGCCGCGAACTGGCCCCTGTCGAGGCAGGCCGGTTTTTTGTTTATGGCAGCCATGACGCCGATAAGGTGCCTGAGGGCAGCGCGCCACTGTTGATCGAGGCCGCGATGGCCTTTGGCACCGGCCACCATGGCACGACGCTGGGTTGCCTGCGGGCGCTGGACCGTCTGGCCAACGAGGGCTTTCATGGACAAAACGTGGCCGACATCGGCTGCGGCACGGCGGTTCTGGCGATGGCAGCGGCGCGGATCTGGCCGGAAACGGTGCTGGCCAGCGATATCGACGAGGTCGCGGTGGATGTCGCTCGGGCCAATGTGGTGGCCAATGGCCTTGAGGGGCGGGTGACCTGTGTTGAGGCGGCTGGTTTTGATCATCCTGATCTGGCAGCGGCAGCACCGTTTGACCTGGTCTTTGCCAATATCCTCAAAGGGCCGCTTGTCGCATTGGCCCCGGACATGGCGCAGGCGCTGCAACCGGGCGGCTATGCGATTCTCTCGGGGATTCTGAATGAACAGGCGGATGAGGTGATCGAGGTTTATGCACGATCCGGCATCAATCTGGTCCATCGCGAGAGCATTGTTGACTGGACGACACTAACCTTGCGGATTGGCCATTAA
- a CDS encoding energy transducer TonB, which yields MHAGHYISGAGHIGLIGWLLLGGVFQSEPLPFEMTEVSVITGAEFEAMLAARQAPDAPTEVAQPAAPEVTPDAPEIAATPDQAIEQPKPIPTETPPADPAPEVTEQAALPPEAEVADTPPELDQPSGDVAVIIPDLAPRSVPRPVPRVAPEPVAQPAPEAAPDPVAQEAVTPEPAAEAPPEEPQEATAPEEATTEIVTEATQAPKASPRPPGRRPAAPKPQVAAAKPEPESGSSEDADAAAIAAAVAAAQAPAETPKPAAPSGPPLTAGEKEDLRVAVSSCWNVGSLSTAALQTTVVVSVEMAQNGKPIVGSIRMEGSSGGTAASAKQAFEAARRAIIRCGSKGYDLPADKYGQWQSIEMTFNPEKMRVK from the coding sequence GTGCATGCCGGGCATTATATCTCTGGCGCAGGCCACATTGGCCTGATTGGCTGGTTGCTTTTGGGTGGTGTGTTCCAGTCAGAGCCTTTGCCGTTTGAAATGACTGAGGTCTCGGTGATCACCGGCGCGGAATTTGAGGCAATGCTGGCCGCCCGGCAAGCGCCGGATGCGCCAACAGAGGTGGCCCAACCTGCCGCACCCGAGGTGACACCAGACGCGCCCGAGATTGCGGCAACGCCGGATCAGGCGATTGAGCAGCCCAAACCCATTCCAACGGAAACGCCGCCCGCCGATCCGGCCCCCGAGGTGACAGAGCAAGCCGCCCTTCCACCCGAGGCCGAAGTCGCAGACACCCCGCCGGAACTGGATCAACCCAGCGGCGATGTGGCCGTGATCATCCCGGATTTGGCGCCGCGTTCCGTGCCGCGCCCTGTGCCACGTGTCGCGCCCGAACCGGTGGCCCAACCCGCACCGGAGGCGGCGCCTGATCCGGTTGCGCAAGAGGCCGTGACGCCGGAGCCTGCTGCCGAAGCGCCGCCCGAGGAGCCGCAAGAGGCCACCGCGCCGGAAGAGGCGACAACGGAAATTGTGACCGAAGCGACCCAGGCGCCCAAAGCCTCGCCGCGCCCGCCGGGAAGACGGCCTGCTGCGCCCAAGCCGCAGGTGGCGGCCGCCAAGCCCGAGCCGGAAAGCGGCAGCAGCGAAGACGCCGACGCCGCCGCGATTGCAGCAGCGGTTGCCGCTGCGCAAGCACCGGCAGAAACCCCCAAACCCGCCGCGCCCAGCGGTCCGCCCTTGACCGCAGGTGAAAAGGAAGACCTGCGCGTTGCGGTCAGCAGCTGTTGGAACGTGGGTTCGCTGTCTACCGCCGCCTTGCAGACGACGGTGGTCGTCAGTGTCGAAATGGCGCAGAACGGCAAACCGATTGTCGGGTCGATCCGTATGGAGGGCAGCTCCGGCGGGACGGCGGCCTCGGCCAAGCAGGCCTTTGAGGCAGCCCGCCGCGCGATCATCCGCTGCGGGTCGAAAGGATATGATCTGCCAGCAGACAAATACGGCCAGTGGCAAAGCATTGAGATGACCTTCAATCCCGAAAAGATGCGGGTCAAATGA